The Bradysia coprophila strain Holo2 chromosome II, BU_Bcop_v1, whole genome shotgun sequence genome has a segment encoding these proteins:
- the LOC119068684 gene encoding uncharacterized protein LOC119068684 — protein sequence MTPFDDFAYLVNNVFLLGEEPTIEDFILLIGTVVAFIAFILWCCFPIHPKENNGHQQFACKSLQHSLSSQQIKNGVTNGGAQLHYGVKNDHSYHCCG from the exons ATGACACCGTTTGACGATTTTGCATACCTGGTAAATAATGTGTTTCTGCTGGGAGAAGAGCCGACAATCGAGGATTTTATCCTTCTAATTGGTACAGTCGTCGCATTCATTGCATTCATACTGTGGTGTTGCTTTCCCATCCATCCGAAG GAAAACAACGGCCATCAGCAGTTTGCATGTAAATCTTTGCAGCATTCACTATCGTCACAGCAAATTAAAAATGGTGTGACCAACGGAGGAGCTCAATTGCACTATGGTGTTAAGAACGACCATTCGTATCATTGTTGCGGCTAG